The sequence below is a genomic window from Dehalococcoidia bacterium.
TCTTTTCCCCATATTCAGGTGTTGCCTTCCCCGCCAGTCTGTTCAGGCTGACTTTTGCCGCCAGGTTGGCCCGTTTATCGCCCGGGTTTAGCGCAAGTGGATAAGGCACGCTCTGGATTGAAATAGCCTTGCCGATAAGGGCTTTATCCAGCAGGTTTCGACCGGCCGCGCTTCTGACGATTACCGCCGATGTTCCCGGGTCATCTTTTCGGTCTTTTAGAAACCACGCGTCCCCCAGTGATATGTCGGCCAGCTCCGCCGTCATGTCGCAGCAGAGTGTGCAGCGGCGGGTTGTGAAAAAGCCGAATTGGTGATATTTAATATAATCCTCGTAATCTATCTGCTTCAGCGCTTTATTCTCAACCTGGATGCTCATTTTCCCCGGCCAGCCGCTGCCGCGGTAATCGAGCTTTGTAACCTGTTTCGGTTTGATGCCGTGCTTCCCTAAAATATATTCGGTCATTGGGAAGGTATTGGTATTGGAACAGAATATCCCCACCCGCAGTGCCACCCGCTCCCTCAGCTTCTTGCTGGCCAGCTCGGCTTTTCTCAGCCCATGCATGTGGCAGGGCAGCCCCACCACCGCGAACTTCTCGCCCTTTTTCGTCTTGAGTATCTCAGCGAGGGCGATGTTGGACGGAACGGGGCAGTATTTCGACCCCGTGGCCGAGAGTATCTCCTCCCTGGTGCGCGCGATAAAGGGCTGGGGTTCGAGCGGCTTTTCGGGATTCATGCGCGTCACCAGCGCCCCTTCGATGATACCCTTTTCGAGAGCGTAAATAAGCAGCGCGCTCGCCATCCCGCCGGAGGAGGAATTGTACCGGATATCCGCGTCGGCAGCATGGCCAGTATAGCAGCCAAGATAGTTGCCGAGGAGCGTATCCTGCGGCTGGCGGCCGAAAGCAGCCTCGTTCAGAGCGGAGAAATCCACCGCGTGTCCCGGGCAGACGCGCACGCAGATGCCGCAGGCGTCGCAGGTCGTTTCGTTTATACGAGGAAGATAAATCCCGCGCTGGCGGTCAATCTCCATGCTGATTGCTGACAGCTGATCGCTGATAGCTGATTGCGGGCAAAGAGCCGCGCATGTGCCGCAGCCGGCGCACAGGCCGCTCCGCGCTACAAAGCCAATGTCTCGACCCGGCCCCCTGTCCTTTTTTGGCATCGCATGGTTATCCGCCATCGCATTATTCTACCACGGGATGACGCTCACTATTATAAGTGCTACAATTTACATTCAGGGATGATACGAATCAGGAGTAAAACCCCGGGAGAAAAAGGCAGTGATTACAGAATACATTCAAGCAGCTGTGAGCCGGGCAAAATTTGAAATTATAAAAGACGAGGAACCGTATTACGGCGAAGTTCCTGAGCTTGAAGGTGTCTGGGCAACAGGCAAAACCCTGGAAGAATGCCGGCACAATTTAATCGAGGTTATTGACGGCTGGCTTG
It includes:
- a CDS encoding 4Fe-4S dicluster domain-containing protein — protein: MADNHAMPKKDRGPGRDIGFVARSGLCAGCGTCAALCPQSAISDQLSAISMEIDRQRGIYLPRINETTCDACGICVRVCPGHAVDFSALNEAAFGRQPQDTLLGNYLGCYTGHAADADIRYNSSSGGMASALLIYALEKGIIEGALVTRMNPEKPLEPQPFIARTREEILSATGSKYCPVPSNIALAEILKTKKGEKFAVVGLPCHMHGLRKAELASKKLRERVALRVGIFCSNTNTFPMTEYILGKHGIKPKQVTKLDYRGSGWPGKMSIQVENKALKQIDYEDYIKYHQFGFFTTRRCTLCCDMTAELADISLGDAWFLKDRKDDPGTSAVIVRSAAGRNLLDKALIGKAISIQSVPYPLALNPGDKRANLAAKVSLNRLAGKATPEYGEKMQQPRLVAYPYYLIVYFNLWVSSKKLPRGLVGVLLQVERTVGHLLRQALKT
- a CDS encoding type II toxin-antitoxin system HicB family antitoxin; translation: MITEYIQAAVSRAKFEIIKDEEPYYGEVPELEGVWATGKTLEECRHNLIEVIDGWLVVRLHRGLPIPPLGKYRVKELKRLAVGG